Proteins encoded within one genomic window of Bradyrhizobium sp. 186:
- a CDS encoding VOC family protein, translating to MLVKGLHHVGVPVQNMDRAVAFYVGILGLTPCEKKPNWLFAGDHFSVHLMPSRPDLERVNPGRHFTLEVARLEDIADLLLTHGLRPYQLTVDQARRRDITSADQPLDFGIGTIFIEDPDCNTVEFLQRDRGITAEILGSAA from the coding sequence TTGCTTGTCAAAGGGCTGCACCACGTCGGCGTTCCCGTCCAAAATATGGACCGCGCAGTAGCGTTCTATGTCGGAATTCTAGGCCTCACGCCCTGCGAAAAAAAGCCAAACTGGCTTTTCGCAGGGGACCATTTTTCGGTTCACCTGATGCCGTCCCGCCCCGACCTGGAGCGAGTCAACCCGGGGAGGCACTTCACCCTGGAAGTCGCCCGGCTCGAAGACATCGCCGATTTGCTTTTGACGCACGGCCTGCGCCCGTATCAACTCACCGTCGATCAAGCGCGCCGGCGCGACATCACTTCGGCCGATCAACCGCTTGATTTCGGAATTGGAACCATTTTCATCGAGGATCCCGACTGCAACACCGTGGAATTCCTCCAGCGCGATCGCGGGATCACGGCTGAGATCCTCGGATCGGCAGCGTAG
- a CDS encoding ABC transporter substrate-binding protein, whose protein sequence is MDRRQFLKSTTAALTVAGVGAGPWRSAQAQAGPIKIGLLAPLTGVVASGGKEMVEGVQFYLDQVKGEMAGRKVELVIEDDASNPDTALQKARRLVEQGNCDMLIGNLLANTGLAVANYVKGTGTPYFIPIIAADDLTQRQRIKNVIRVAGYSASEFTHPLGDWALKQGYKKIATISQDYTFGHEQCGGLAQVFTEGGGEIVQQFWHPLNTADFSPYLGQIADLKVDAIFAMETGADATRFIQQYSSFGLKAKTPLLAAMNGTDQSVIRTLGEECEGIMSPAHFGEGSDNPVTQKFAREYEAKYGKIPSLYGFSMYSGVMWIDAALRKMGGKVEDREAFIDTVLKTELDGSPLGKAVKLDAYGNPIYDVYIRKVVKRADGKFWNVPVTTYPNVSQFWKYDPETYLKQPPYSRTFQGIKKA, encoded by the coding sequence ATGGACCGCAGGCAATTTCTGAAAAGTACAACGGCCGCATTAACCGTGGCAGGCGTAGGCGCCGGACCATGGCGCAGTGCCCAAGCGCAGGCAGGCCCGATCAAGATCGGTCTGCTCGCGCCGCTCACCGGCGTTGTCGCGTCGGGCGGCAAGGAGATGGTCGAGGGCGTGCAGTTCTATCTTGATCAGGTCAAGGGCGAGATGGCTGGCCGAAAGGTCGAATTGGTGATTGAGGACGACGCCTCCAACCCCGATACCGCCTTGCAGAAGGCACGCCGCCTGGTCGAGCAGGGCAATTGCGACATGCTGATCGGTAATCTGCTCGCCAACACCGGCCTGGCGGTCGCCAACTACGTCAAGGGTACTGGCACGCCATACTTTATTCCGATTATTGCTGCCGACGACCTGACGCAGCGCCAGCGTATCAAGAACGTCATCCGCGTCGCCGGGTACAGCGCCAGTGAATTCACCCATCCGCTCGGCGATTGGGCGCTGAAGCAGGGTTACAAGAAGATCGCTACCATCAGCCAGGACTATACCTTCGGCCACGAGCAGTGCGGCGGGCTCGCCCAGGTGTTCACCGAAGGCGGTGGCGAAATCGTGCAGCAGTTCTGGCATCCGCTCAATACGGCGGACTTCAGCCCCTATCTGGGTCAGATTGCCGACCTCAAGGTCGATGCGATCTTCGCGATGGAGACCGGTGCGGATGCTACCCGCTTCATCCAGCAGTATTCCAGCTTCGGCCTGAAGGCGAAGACACCGCTGCTCGCCGCGATGAACGGCACCGACCAGTCGGTGATCCGGACGCTTGGCGAGGAATGCGAAGGCATCATGTCGCCAGCGCATTTTGGGGAGGGTTCTGACAATCCGGTGACGCAGAAGTTCGCCAGGGAGTATGAGGCAAAGTACGGCAAGATCCCGTCGCTCTACGGTTTCTCGATGTATTCCGGCGTGATGTGGATCGACGCAGCGTTGAGGAAGATGGGTGGCAAGGTCGAAGACCGCGAGGCCTTCATCGACACCGTATTGAAGACCGAACTCGATGGCTCGCCGCTCGGCAAGGCCGTCAAGCTCGATGCCTACGGCAACCCAATCTACGACGTCTATATCCGCAAGGTCGTGAAACGCGCCGACGGCAAATTCTGGAACGTGCCGGTCACCACCTATCCGAACGTCTCGCAGTTCTGGAAATACGATCCGGAGACCTACCTGAAGCAGCCGCCCTATTCGCGCACCTTCCAGGGCATCAAGAAGGCCTGA
- a CDS encoding branched-chain amino acid ABC transporter permease, with protein sequence MTMPLTPTPLRVAGMTGRAALIAAIVVVAAAALPLALSNYQVGLATEVLIFGILAMSIDILAGFAGRTSLGHGAIFGVSTYVVVYATTHAGLPPAIAFAAGVLAATAVAAIFGLLAVRTSGVYFLLLTLALGMIVWGICLRWTQVTGGENGMRGDVRPAVLLTNSAFYWAVLASAAVVAFAMWRFVRSPFGLTLRGIRDSESRMRSLGYNVPLHLFIGFAVSGFFAGVAGALYAMFNNFVSPSTVALAQSVEGVLMMIAGGVGTLFGAFVGAAAIIALENVVSAYTERWQMVLGITFILIMIFAPEGIIGRLRATLTRKVR encoded by the coding sequence ATGACGATGCCGCTCACACCGACGCCTCTGCGTGTCGCCGGGATGACTGGTCGCGCAGCGCTGATCGCCGCCATCGTTGTTGTCGCTGCCGCGGCGTTGCCACTGGCGCTGTCGAATTATCAGGTCGGACTCGCCACCGAAGTGCTGATCTTCGGTATTCTCGCGATGTCGATCGATATCCTTGCCGGCTTTGCCGGGCGTACCTCGCTTGGCCATGGCGCGATCTTCGGCGTCTCCACCTATGTCGTCGTCTACGCCACGACCCATGCCGGACTGCCGCCGGCAATCGCCTTCGCCGCCGGCGTGTTGGCCGCCACAGCGGTTGCGGCGATCTTCGGATTGCTTGCGGTGCGCACCTCTGGTGTCTACTTCCTGCTGCTGACATTGGCGCTTGGCATGATCGTCTGGGGTATCTGCTTGCGTTGGACCCAGGTGACCGGTGGCGAAAACGGTATGCGCGGCGACGTTCGTCCAGCGGTGCTGTTGACCAACAGCGCGTTTTATTGGGCCGTGCTTGCCAGCGCCGCAGTGGTGGCATTTGCGATGTGGCGGTTCGTGCGCTCGCCGTTCGGCCTGACGCTGCGCGGCATCCGCGACAGCGAAAGCCGCATGCGCAGCCTCGGCTACAACGTGCCGCTACATTTATTCATAGGATTCGCGGTGTCCGGATTCTTTGCCGGAGTCGCAGGCGCACTGTATGCAATGTTCAACAACTTCGTCAGCCCGTCGACCGTGGCGTTGGCGCAGTCAGTCGAGGGCGTGTTGATGATGATCGCCGGCGGTGTAGGCACGCTGTTTGGCGCGTTTGTTGGCGCCGCCGCGATCATCGCGCTGGAAAACGTGGTCAGCGCCTATACCGAGCGCTGGCAAATGGTACTCGGCATCACCTTCATTCTCATCATGATCTTTGCCCCTGAGGGCATCATCGGCAGGCTGCGCGCCACTCTGACGCGCAAGGTGCGTTAA
- a CDS encoding DUF3606 domain-containing protein, whose amino-acid sequence MPDNLSKKGQPDRSKIAMNEAFEVRHWIKHLGVSKEELQRAVDKVGNSAAAVKKELEK is encoded by the coding sequence ATGCCGGACAATCTCTCAAAGAAAGGCCAGCCGGACCGATCGAAGATTGCGATGAATGAGGCTTTTGAGGTCCGTCACTGGATCAAACATCTTGGAGTTTCGAAGGAAGAGCTGCAGCGCGCCGTCGACAAGGTCGGCAATTCGGCTGCGGCCGTGAAGAAAGAGCTCGAGAAATAG
- a CDS encoding branched-chain amino acid ABC transporter permease codes for MSIFQLLNGLTFAALLFVVASGFTLIFGLLRIVNLAHGALYLFGGYIGFTVAVKTGSFAFGGIGAMAAIAAIGFVLDQGLLRFVRGNELRQVLLTLGFAFVLNDLALVIWGGDSFTVPIPQALRGGLHVLGVFYPTYRLFVLVTGIVVFAALWLLLNHTRLGALIRAGVDDAEMVEASGVNIRRVFLVTFLLGSALAGLGGLMGGAFLSLYPSADAEILVFSLAVVIIGGRGSLVGVGVGSLLVGLLNTLGQVMFPELAYFVIFGPMAVLLAFRPLGLFGRTA; via the coding sequence ATGAGTATCTTTCAACTGCTCAATGGATTGACCTTCGCCGCCCTGCTGTTTGTGGTGGCGAGCGGCTTCACGTTGATATTCGGGTTGCTGCGCATCGTCAATCTGGCCCATGGCGCGCTGTATCTGTTCGGCGGTTACATCGGCTTCACCGTCGCAGTAAAGACCGGCAGCTTTGCGTTCGGCGGCATTGGCGCCATGGCTGCCATTGCAGCGATCGGCTTCGTGCTCGACCAGGGTTTGCTGCGTTTTGTACGTGGCAACGAGCTGCGTCAGGTGCTGCTGACGCTCGGCTTTGCGTTCGTACTTAACGATCTTGCCCTGGTGATCTGGGGCGGCGACAGTTTTACGGTGCCGATCCCGCAGGCGCTGCGCGGCGGCCTGCATGTGTTGGGCGTGTTTTATCCGACCTATCGTTTGTTTGTGTTGGTCACCGGCATCGTGGTGTTCGCAGCGCTTTGGCTGCTGCTGAATCATACGCGTCTCGGTGCCTTGATTCGCGCCGGCGTCGATGATGCCGAGATGGTAGAAGCGTCAGGGGTCAACATCCGCCGCGTGTTTCTTGTCACCTTTTTGCTAGGTTCGGCATTGGCCGGCCTGGGCGGCTTGATGGGCGGCGCCTTTCTCTCGCTGTATCCGTCGGCCGATGCCGAGATCCTGGTATTCAGCCTCGCGGTGGTGATCATCGGCGGGCGCGGCAGCCTGGTCGGTGTTGGTGTCGGCAGCCTGCTGGTCGGCCTGCTCAACACGTTGGGCCAGGTGATGTTTCCGGAACTGGCATATTTCGTGATTTTCGGTCCCATGGCGGTGCTGCTGGCATTCCGTCCACTCGGTCTGTTCGGACGGACCGCATGA
- a CDS encoding PAS domain S-box protein, with the protein MRPVSPRRDRSQLQQIVSGVSEGIIIIDPDRTIVWANDAALAMHGADKLADLGKNVETYRKRFRLRYRNNHPLSRGEYPIERVIAGERFDDVTVQVTRVRNQDQAWVHQIRSLVITERSGEPDCFILITRDVTEQYEAEKRFEAAFNANPAPAIICRLADLRYVKVNQGFTEMTGYPSEKIIGRSISDIDVLADAEQRQLALERLKEGRTIPQMEAHIPLPGRTQKFVIVAGQPIEMDDENCMLFTFADIDSRKKAETALRQSEERFATSFRLAPVPATIANLAGFKILEVNEAFRQITGYTEEEVIGRGATEIHLWVDRVAQQQFEKALEETGSIRNLDLQMKAKDGTILDCLVSSEIVRINDWRCVLCVMLDITERKRSEEELIEAIEAVMQDTSWLSRTIVEKLAALRQSSRASRSTADLDDLTDREREILGLICEGMTDAQMSATLSLSKNTVRNHVASLYRKLGVNRRGAAIIWGRERGITRNRVVKRKRREK; encoded by the coding sequence ATGCGCCCAGTCAGCCCGCGTCGTGACCGCAGCCAGTTGCAGCAGATCGTATCTGGAGTGAGCGAAGGGATAATCATCATAGATCCGGATCGGACCATCGTCTGGGCTAATGATGCGGCACTTGCCATGCATGGTGCCGATAAGCTGGCAGATCTCGGCAAGAACGTTGAAACGTACCGAAAACGGTTCCGGCTACGGTACCGTAACAATCATCCTCTCAGCCGTGGCGAGTACCCCATCGAGCGTGTGATCGCCGGCGAGCGCTTCGACGATGTCACCGTCCAAGTGACCCGCGTTCGAAACCAAGATCAAGCATGGGTCCACCAAATTCGAAGCCTTGTCATCACAGAAAGGTCAGGTGAACCGGACTGCTTTATTCTGATCACCCGTGATGTCACGGAGCAGTATGAGGCGGAGAAGAGGTTCGAAGCAGCGTTCAACGCGAACCCTGCTCCCGCGATCATTTGCCGTCTTGCCGACCTTCGGTACGTGAAAGTCAATCAAGGCTTCACCGAGATGACAGGGTACCCGAGTGAAAAGATCATTGGCCGTTCAATTAGCGATATCGATGTTTTGGCCGACGCGGAGCAAAGACAGTTAGCGCTCGAGCGCCTCAAGGAAGGCCGAACGATTCCCCAAATGGAGGCTCACATTCCGCTACCTGGAAGGACTCAAAAATTCGTCATCGTCGCCGGCCAGCCGATCGAGATGGACGACGAGAACTGCATGCTCTTTACCTTTGCGGATATCGATTCGCGCAAGAAGGCAGAGACCGCGCTGCGCCAAAGCGAAGAGCGTTTCGCGACATCCTTTCGGCTCGCGCCCGTGCCGGCCACAATCGCCAACCTTGCAGGATTCAAGATTCTTGAAGTGAACGAGGCGTTTCGACAGATCACCGGTTATACGGAGGAGGAGGTTATCGGTCGTGGTGCGACTGAGATACACCTGTGGGTTGACAGGGTTGCACAGCAGCAATTCGAGAAAGCCCTGGAAGAGACGGGAAGCATTCGCAACCTAGACCTTCAAATGAAAGCCAAGGATGGAACGATCTTGGATTGTCTTGTCTCATCCGAAATCGTGAGGATCAATGATTGGCGGTGCGTTCTTTGCGTGATGCTTGACATCACAGAACGCAAGCGATCCGAGGAAGAGCTGATCGAAGCGATTGAGGCGGTCATGCAAGATACTTCGTGGCTCAGTCGAACCATTGTCGAAAAGCTTGCCGCGCTTCGTCAATCGTCACGTGCTTCACGTTCCACCGCAGATCTGGACGACCTGACCGATCGTGAGCGTGAGATCTTAGGGTTGATTTGTGAGGGTATGACGGACGCGCAAATGAGCGCAACGTTGAGCCTCTCGAAAAACACGGTTCGAAATCACGTTGCCTCGCTTTACCGTAAGCTCGGAGTCAATCGGCGCGGCGCGGCTATTATTTGGGGACGCGAACGCGGAATTACGCGCAATAGAGTCGTCAAAAGGAAACGACGCGAGAAGTGA
- a CDS encoding ABC transporter ATP-binding protein yields MLEVRDLHSGYGQAVVIRGVSLDVGAGEIVALLGRNGMGKTTFIRSIMGLTPPQIRSGSITWRGENLVGLRPHDIADRKIAIVPQGRRLFSSLTVTEHLTMLKSVRARYGWTVDRVFGIFPRLAERRHHRGGQLSGGERGMLAVGRALMIDPQLILMDEPSEGLAPVMVQHLEGIILDLKREGLSILLVEQNLYSALAVADRVYILETGQIVHQGDAKELSQHTDLLFQRLGVQ; encoded by the coding sequence ATGCTTGAGGTCCGCGATCTGCATAGCGGCTACGGCCAGGCGGTCGTGATTCGCGGCGTTTCGCTCGACGTCGGCGCGGGCGAGATCGTCGCGCTGCTCGGCCGCAACGGCATGGGCAAGACCACCTTTATCCGCTCGATCATGGGGCTGACGCCGCCTCAGATCCGCTCAGGCTCAATCACCTGGCGCGGCGAAAATCTGGTCGGCCTGCGCCCGCACGACATCGCCGACCGCAAGATCGCGATCGTGCCGCAGGGCAGGCGGCTGTTTTCGTCGCTGACGGTGACCGAACATCTTACCATGCTGAAGAGCGTGCGCGCCAGGTACGGCTGGACGGTCGATCGTGTGTTCGGGATTTTTCCGCGTCTTGCGGAGCGGCGACACCACCGCGGCGGACAATTGTCCGGTGGCGAGCGCGGCATGCTCGCGGTCGGTCGCGCGCTGATGATCGATCCGCAACTTATCCTGATGGATGAGCCGTCCGAAGGCCTGGCGCCAGTGATGGTGCAGCATCTCGAAGGAATCATTCTTGATCTGAAGCGCGAGGGGCTGTCCATCCTGCTGGTCGAACAGAATCTCTACAGCGCATTGGCCGTCGCCGACCGGGTATACATCCTCGAGACCGGGCAGATCGTGCATCAAGGTGATGCGAAGGAACTGAGTCAGCATACCGATCTGCTATTCCAACGCCTCGGCGTGCAGTGA
- a CDS encoding ferritin-like domain-containing protein, with translation MAARPKTQKTLEDLFYETLKDIHFAEKQILRALPKMAKAADSEDLRKAFETHRDETEGHIERLVQIFELIEKPARTKTCDAVLGIVEEGKEVMEDFEGSEALDAGLLAGAQAVEHYEISRYGTLKTWASQLGLRDVAELLDKTLQEEKKTDDLLSQLAKQAINRKAA, from the coding sequence ATGGCTGCCAGACCAAAGACTCAGAAGACGCTCGAAGATCTATTTTACGAAACACTCAAGGATATCCATTTCGCCGAAAAGCAGATCCTGCGGGCCTTGCCGAAGATGGCGAAAGCTGCTGATTCTGAAGATCTGAGGAAGGCGTTTGAAACGCACCGCGATGAAACAGAAGGACACATAGAGCGTCTAGTCCAGATTTTCGAATTGATCGAAAAGCCCGCGCGGACGAAGACCTGTGATGCTGTCCTCGGCATTGTCGAGGAAGGCAAAGAGGTAATGGAGGATTTCGAAGGGTCGGAGGCTCTGGATGCCGGCCTTCTGGCTGGTGCTCAGGCCGTCGAGCATTACGAGATCTCGCGCTATGGAACACTTAAAACCTGGGCCTCGCAGCTTGGGCTGCGGGATGTTGCAGAGCTGCTCGATAAAACGCTGCAAGAAGAAAAGAAGACGGATGATCTGCTCAGCCAGCTTGCAAAACAAGCGATCAATCGGAAAGCCGCCTGA
- a CDS encoding ABC transporter ATP-binding protein, with protein sequence MPEPILTLTDAVVAFDALRAVDGVSLSVPRGQRRAIIGPNGAGKTTLFNAIAGIVPPTSGRIMFDGHDITKLPPHRRAQLGISRTFQITNLFPTLSVQDNMILALRGLSPRKFSLFGRPDTDSVEAPRIAAALVAARIAERSDVAVRELSYGEQRQLEIALSLVTTPTMLLLDEPAAGLSPSERSMVAQIIRSLDRDITVVLIEHDMDLALGLVDFVTCMFEGRVLVEEAPEDIRRNKSVQEVYLGKPRHA encoded by the coding sequence GTGCCCGAGCCGATCCTGACGCTGACAGATGCTGTAGTTGCCTTCGACGCGCTGCGTGCGGTCGACGGCGTCAGCCTGTCCGTGCCGCGCGGCCAGCGCCGCGCCATCATCGGCCCCAACGGTGCCGGCAAGACTACGCTGTTCAACGCCATCGCCGGGATTGTGCCACCGACCAGTGGCCGGATCATGTTCGATGGTCACGACATCACGAAGCTGCCGCCGCATCGCCGCGCGCAGCTCGGCATCTCCCGAACCTTCCAGATTACCAATCTGTTTCCGACGCTGAGCGTGCAGGACAACATGATCCTGGCCTTGCGCGGGTTGTCGCCGCGCAAATTTTCACTGTTCGGGAGGCCCGACACGGATTCCGTCGAAGCGCCGCGGATCGCCGCGGCTCTCGTCGCAGCCCGCATTGCGGAACGTTCCGATGTCGCAGTTAGGGAATTGTCCTATGGTGAACAACGCCAACTCGAGATAGCGCTCTCGCTTGTCACGACACCGACGATGCTGCTGCTCGACGAGCCGGCTGCCGGTCTGTCGCCGTCGGAGCGTTCAATGGTAGCGCAGATCATCCGCTCGCTGGATCGCGATATCACCGTGGTGCTGATCGAGCATGATATGGACCTCGCGCTTGGTCTCGTCGACTTCGTGACCTGCATGTTTGAAGGACGCGTTCTGGTGGAGGAAGCGCCGGAGGATATCCGTCGCAACAAGAGTGTTCAGGAAGTGTATCTCGGGAAGCCGCGTCATGCTTGA
- a CDS encoding PRC-barrel domain-containing protein gives MQSSNRGREGDASRSETRTLIAASKVEGTAVYNRQGEALGSVYDVMIDKRSGDVAYAVMSFGGFLGIGNSYHPVPWSMLDYDESQSGYVVDVNKEMLEKAPIFVQGQEPSWADHSYVRQIDDYYGSSHRSL, from the coding sequence TTGCAAAGTTCAAATCGCGGACGCGAAGGCGACGCTTCTCGGAGTGAGACACGAACTCTTATCGCAGCCAGCAAGGTCGAGGGGACAGCGGTCTATAACCGTCAAGGCGAAGCTCTCGGCTCCGTCTATGACGTGATGATCGACAAGCGTTCGGGCGATGTTGCGTATGCGGTGATGTCATTCGGCGGGTTCCTGGGCATTGGAAATAGTTACCATCCGGTTCCCTGGAGCATGCTCGACTACGACGAATCCCAAAGCGGGTACGTCGTCGATGTTAACAAGGAGATGCTGGAGAAGGCGCCCATCTTTGTGCAAGGACAGGAGCCGAGCTGGGCCGATCACAGTTATGTGCGTCAGATCGACGATTATTACGGCAGCTCGCACCGCAGTCTCTGA
- a CDS encoding histidine kinase dimerization/phosphoacceptor domain -containing protein, whose translation MTCPLQLAGKRASVSSNSRDELPYRLRQQSLLGEFGRSALQTRDFRQILQRATELSAQGLEAPFAKVLEYLPDENRLLVRSGVGWAPGATDNTALGADVESPAGFAYHTGKAVISNHLHEETRFRTPQLLADHGVRRAINVLIERGGEGNRPFGVLEVDSPDPGQFDRADADFLAGFAGLLGIAIERQQADARLQEALDYQALLTREMSHRVKNSLAVVVGLLRVQALSAQSEDAQSALADAGSRVATIAQVHDHLWRGTQIGFVELADFMGELCNKLQETTPGHTVLCHADRTGLSADQAIPLGLLVNELVTNAVKYAYPDRAGTIQVSAREIGGRLLVEVSDQGIGLPEGFDIDQPRKSLGLRLINGLLRQLNGQLKIASNEPKGSRFTLDMPLLVGTPHTGG comes from the coding sequence ATGACCTGCCCCTTACAACTCGCCGGCAAAAGGGCTTCTGTATCATCGAATAGCCGGGACGAACTTCCCTACCGCCTGCGTCAGCAATCTCTTCTCGGCGAGTTTGGCCGCTCTGCTTTGCAGACGCGTGATTTCCGACAAATTCTGCAGCGCGCGACCGAACTCTCTGCTCAAGGACTTGAGGCGCCTTTTGCCAAGGTCTTGGAATATCTACCGGATGAAAACCGTCTTCTCGTGCGCTCAGGCGTCGGCTGGGCCCCGGGCGCAACTGATAATACCGCACTTGGAGCCGACGTCGAATCGCCGGCTGGCTTCGCGTACCATACTGGTAAAGCGGTCATCTCGAACCATCTACATGAAGAAACGCGGTTTCGCACGCCTCAGCTCCTAGCCGACCATGGCGTCAGGCGCGCGATCAACGTCCTTATCGAACGAGGCGGTGAAGGTAACCGCCCGTTCGGTGTGCTGGAGGTCGACAGTCCGGACCCCGGTCAGTTCGACCGAGCGGACGCCGACTTCCTTGCGGGCTTCGCAGGACTTCTCGGCATCGCTATCGAGCGTCAGCAGGCCGATGCCCGGCTTCAAGAGGCGCTTGACTATCAGGCCCTGCTAACGCGGGAGATGAGTCACCGTGTCAAGAACAGTCTTGCTGTTGTCGTTGGGCTACTTCGCGTTCAGGCGCTCAGCGCGCAGTCAGAGGACGCGCAAAGTGCACTAGCGGACGCCGGCTCGCGAGTCGCAACCATAGCCCAAGTTCATGACCACCTATGGCGCGGCACGCAAATCGGTTTCGTCGAGCTTGCCGACTTTATGGGCGAGCTTTGCAACAAACTCCAGGAAACAACACCTGGACACACCGTACTCTGCCATGCTGACCGGACGGGGCTTTCGGCCGACCAGGCCATTCCGTTGGGGCTTCTGGTCAATGAACTCGTGACCAACGCGGTCAAGTACGCCTACCCTGATCGCGCCGGCACAATCCAAGTATCCGCCCGCGAGATTGGGGGGCGCCTCCTGGTCGAAGTTTCCGACCAAGGCATCGGTCTCCCGGAAGGTTTCGACATCGATCAGCCCCGCAAGAGCCTGGGCCTCAGGCTGATCAATGGCCTACTCAGGCAACTCAACGGCCAACTGAAGATAGCATCGAATGAGCCGAAAGGCTCACGCTTCACGCTCGACATGCCACTCCTAGTCGGCACGCCACATACGGGAGGTTGA
- a CDS encoding amidohydrolase family protein gives MPVIDMHTHSISKRVDPLVAGHHDPMDNPYRRDMSPESRVTDAEQGKLLPRLMLDVAARREVMQRMGVDFQIIAPAPAQQHYWAGEELQVALSRVQNEDVAALVAEDPARFAGMGTLPMRFPARAVEEAVHGVETLGLRGFQIDSRVEKLELSNAVFDPLYARLAKLGVPLFVHPLGFSHGQRLGEFFMVNSVGQPIEETIAISHFILGGVLDRHPELDLVIAHGGGFYPFYAGRMDHAWKVRPEVKRLAAEAPSSYLKRLWFDTCVFRTDLIEALAAIVGTERLMLGSDFPFDMGDDDPVGLVNSARFSEADREKVTFGNASRLFKISKVGA, from the coding sequence ATGCCCGTTATCGATATGCACACCCATTCCATCAGCAAGCGCGTCGATCCGCTGGTCGCCGGCCATCACGATCCGATGGACAATCCCTATCGCCGCGACATGTCTCCGGAAAGCCGGGTTACCGACGCCGAACAAGGCAAGCTGTTGCCGAGGCTGATGCTCGACGTCGCAGCGCGCCGCGAGGTGATGCAGCGGATGGGCGTCGATTTTCAGATCATCGCGCCAGCACCGGCGCAGCAGCACTACTGGGCCGGTGAAGAATTGCAGGTGGCCTTGTCGCGGGTGCAGAACGAGGATGTCGCTGCATTGGTTGCCGAAGATCCCGCGCGTTTCGCCGGCATGGGTACGCTGCCGATGCGGTTTCCCGCGCGCGCTGTCGAGGAAGCCGTGCATGGGGTCGAGACGCTCGGCCTGCGCGGCTTCCAGATCGACAGCCGTGTCGAAAAGCTCGAACTGTCGAATGCGGTCTTCGACCCGCTCTATGCGCGTCTGGCGAAGCTGGGCGTGCCACTCTTCGTGCATCCGCTGGGCTTCTCGCATGGCCAGAGGCTTGGCGAATTCTTCATGGTCAACAGCGTCGGTCAGCCGATCGAGGAGACGATCGCCATTTCGCATTTCATTCTCGGCGGCGTGCTCGACCGCCATCCCGAGCTCGACCTGGTGATAGCACATGGCGGCGGCTTCTATCCGTTCTATGCCGGTCGCATGGATCACGCCTGGAAGGTACGTCCCGAGGTGAAGCGCCTGGCGGCAGAGGCTCCATCCAGTTATCTGAAGCGGTTATGGTTCGATACTTGCGTGTTTCGCACTGACCTGATCGAGGCGCTGGCAGCGATTGTTGGCACCGAGCGGCTGATGTTGGGCTCCGACTTTCCTTTCGACATGGGCGATGACGATCCGGTGGGCCTAGTGAACAGCGCGCGGTTTTCGGAGGCCGATCGAGAGAAGGTCACCTTCGGCAACGCCAGTCGCTTGTTCAAGATATCGAAAGTCGGCGCATAG